A single window of Microbacterium oryzae DNA harbors:
- a CDS encoding endonuclease/exonuclease/phosphatase family protein, whose protein sequence is MTTPLIGPRPAPDLAVMTFNIRRAMDGRLTSRADRWSHRLPALQTLLHLERPTLVGVQEALPRAGEAVRAALGDGYRLLGRGRNAKGQGEGVPIVYDAERLEAESWSQEALSDRPHTAGSIGWGNRIPRVLVAAVFRDLATSARFLAVNTHLDVFSARSRVRAARAIRERVATQPLPALVMGDMNAPEGSPAITTLLENGRLVDAWRGAAIRLTPAWGTYGAYRSPRENGKRIDWIVTTPDVDVREIAIDGRPVDGRWPSDHLPVSAVVRIPGGAS, encoded by the coding sequence ATGACCACGCCGCTCATCGGCCCGCGGCCGGCGCCCGATCTCGCTGTGATGACGTTCAACATCCGACGCGCGATGGATGGCCGGCTCACCTCGCGCGCGGACCGCTGGAGCCATCGCCTCCCGGCTCTCCAGACGCTCTTGCACCTCGAGCGCCCGACGCTCGTCGGGGTCCAGGAGGCGCTCCCCCGCGCGGGCGAGGCGGTCCGGGCCGCACTCGGCGATGGGTACCGCCTCCTCGGGCGCGGCCGCAACGCCAAGGGGCAGGGCGAGGGCGTGCCGATCGTGTACGACGCCGAGCGCCTGGAGGCCGAGTCCTGGTCGCAGGAGGCGCTCTCCGATCGGCCGCACACCGCCGGCTCGATCGGCTGGGGCAATCGCATCCCGCGGGTGCTCGTCGCCGCCGTCTTCCGCGACCTCGCGACCTCCGCCCGGTTCCTCGCCGTCAACACGCACCTCGACGTCTTCTCCGCACGGTCACGGGTCCGGGCAGCCCGAGCAATCCGCGAGCGCGTCGCCACGCAGCCGCTCCCCGCCCTCGTGATGGGCGACATGAACGCTCCGGAGGGCTCGCCGGCCATCACGACCCTGCTCGAGAACGGCCGCCTCGTCGACGCGTGGCGCGGCGCGGCCATCCGTCTCACGCCGGCTTGGGGAACGTACGGCGCGTACCGCTCCCCTCGCGAGAACGGGAAGCGCATCGACTGGATCGTCACCACCCCCGACGTCGACGTGCGGGAGATCGCGATCGACGGCCGCCCCGTCGACGGGCGCTGGCCATCCGATCATCTGCCCGTATCGGCCGTCGTGCGGATTCCCGGAGGCGCGTCATGA
- a CDS encoding glycosyltransferase encodes MPSAAPRSPAGDARVSVVIPVKDDAPMLRRCLQALAAQTRRPDEIIVVDNGSRDTSASVAREAGARVVACAMPGIPAAAAAGYDAATGGLILRLDADCVPPSDWVEAMTRVFDDPEVAAVTGAARFIDGPPALRAPLLAAYLGSYTAASALALGHRPLFGSNMGFRREAWRRVSARVHRDDPEIHDDFDLSFHLGEHHRIRRVGHPAVGMSMRPFRDRRDFLLRRVPRGFRTVFRHWPDDLPPVRCTRRALRTVRGRARRRARAGAPT; translated from the coding sequence GTGCCGTCAGCCGCCCCTCGCTCCCCCGCCGGCGACGCCCGCGTCTCGGTCGTCATCCCCGTGAAGGACGACGCGCCGATGCTGCGGCGATGCCTGCAGGCGCTCGCCGCGCAGACCCGCAGGCCCGACGAGATCATCGTCGTCGACAACGGGTCCCGCGACACCAGCGCCTCCGTGGCCCGGGAGGCGGGAGCGCGGGTGGTCGCCTGCGCCATGCCGGGCATCCCCGCAGCGGCCGCGGCCGGATACGATGCCGCGACCGGCGGCCTCATTCTCCGCCTGGACGCCGACTGCGTCCCGCCGTCCGACTGGGTCGAGGCGATGACGCGGGTGTTCGACGACCCCGAGGTCGCCGCCGTCACCGGCGCCGCGCGCTTCATCGACGGGCCGCCCGCGCTGCGCGCCCCGCTCCTCGCCGCGTACCTCGGCTCGTACACGGCGGCGAGCGCGCTCGCCCTCGGCCATCGTCCGCTGTTCGGGTCGAACATGGGCTTCCGCCGGGAGGCATGGCGCCGGGTGTCCGCGCGCGTGCACCGCGACGACCCGGAGATCCACGACGACTTCGACCTCTCCTTCCACCTCGGTGAGCACCACCGCATCCGCCGCGTCGGCCATCCGGCCGTGGGGATGTCGATGCGGCCCTTCCGCGACCGCCGCGACTTCCTCCTCCGGCGCGTGCCGCGCGGGTTCCGCACCGTCTTCCGCCACTGGCCCGACGACCTGCCGCCCGTCCGCTGCACGCGGCGAGCGCTGCGCACGGTGCGAGGGCGAGCGCGGCGGCGCGCGCGGGCCGGAGCGCCGACATGA
- a CDS encoding NAD(P)/FAD-dependent oxidoreductase — translation MDIPRHDVVVVGAGNGGVSAAARLLKRGSRDVAIVEPAEEHVYKPLQNYVGAGLAKPSALTRPQAKVMPKGAHWYRAAAERIDAERREVVLSDGSTIRGGDIVIACGAPTDWDALPGAREALENGPACSTFESSLLEQTWERISALTAGTAVFTFHEQPASGRETALKPLFLACDHWRRMGVLAAIDVILVHDGEGLHPVAEIESAVRRELRRYGVTLRLRTRVERIEGGDVTLSGPDGTATMRPDLLHLLPPYTGHPLVRASGLDAPDTGGFVAVDRETLQHRAHPHVWAIGDAADLDDARTGGALRHQTQTLVENIQRRRTGRALSHYDGYTVAPITTSRRSLVFGEYDARTHRAVSTIPLLDTFAPRPWWYVLDRYLLPQLYWHGIVKGRL, via the coding sequence ATGGACATCCCCAGGCATGATGTGGTGGTCGTCGGCGCCGGCAACGGCGGCGTCTCGGCCGCGGCTCGGCTTCTCAAGCGCGGCTCCCGCGACGTGGCGATCGTGGAGCCCGCCGAGGAGCACGTGTACAAGCCGCTGCAGAACTACGTGGGAGCGGGGCTCGCGAAGCCGTCCGCGCTCACCCGCCCGCAGGCGAAGGTCATGCCGAAGGGCGCGCACTGGTATCGCGCGGCCGCGGAGCGCATCGACGCCGAGCGGCGCGAGGTCGTGCTGTCGGACGGGAGCACCATCCGCGGCGGCGACATCGTCATCGCCTGCGGGGCGCCCACCGACTGGGACGCCCTGCCGGGTGCGCGAGAGGCGCTCGAGAACGGCCCCGCCTGCTCCACCTTCGAGTCGTCGCTCCTGGAGCAGACGTGGGAGCGGATCTCGGCGCTCACCGCCGGCACCGCCGTCTTCACCTTCCACGAGCAGCCGGCCTCCGGGCGCGAGACCGCCCTGAAGCCGCTCTTCCTCGCCTGCGATCACTGGCGTCGGATGGGCGTGCTCGCGGCGATCGACGTCATTCTGGTGCACGACGGCGAGGGCCTGCACCCGGTGGCGGAGATCGAGTCGGCCGTGCGTCGCGAGCTGCGGCGGTACGGCGTCACGCTGCGGCTGCGCACCCGGGTCGAGCGGATCGAGGGCGGCGACGTCACGCTGTCGGGCCCGGATGGCACGGCGACGATGCGACCGGATCTGCTGCACCTGCTGCCGCCGTACACCGGCCATCCGCTCGTTCGCGCGTCGGGACTCGACGCTCCCGACACCGGCGGCTTCGTCGCGGTGGACCGGGAGACGCTGCAGCACCGCGCGCACCCGCACGTGTGGGCGATCGGCGATGCCGCGGACCTCGACGACGCGCGCACGGGCGGCGCGCTGCGCCATCAGACCCAGACCCTGGTGGAGAACATTCAGCGCCGCCGCACGGGGCGGGCGCTGTCGCACTACGACGGGTACACGGTCGCGCCGATCACGACGTCGCGCCGCTCGCTGGTGTTCGGCGAGTACGACGCGCGCACACATCGCGCCGTCAGCACCATCCCGCTGCTCGACACGTTCGCGCCGCGGCCCTGGTGGTACGTGCTCGACCGCTACCTGCTGCCGCAGCTGTACTGGCACGGCATCGTGAAGGGGCGGCTCTGA
- a CDS encoding PucR family transcriptional regulator: MSQPAPSAPTLRALLSRADLGLRLAPGERPSAAIEQPIRWVHSSDLADPTPFLAEEMVILTTGTQFSGDEREQYEEYVRRLAHRGVVALGFGTEVARAGIPEALAQACEEHAVPLFEVPYRTPFIAVARAVAEAIAAAAYARRTWALSAQRAVALAALRRDGLGSAVSELSRQLGVWTGLFDSAGALVRASGALEGEIADRVQSECEVMLARGASAAGVVRVAERSVTLQTLGPGGSLRGVLAVATEGLDEEARSVVTAVVAMTGFALEQNEALARARGTLRAGVVRALLTGDTVLASEIADATWGGFPADPVVVGLTSAAPDALAAFLELRAGREQGSFFFGPDASGGIALVQSAAAPLALDDLAERFDVAIGLSEPTALASFAPALEEARIARDRGAGVVRFGDVASAGVLSTLSPDAASVARTVLLPIATHDETHGTAILDTLRVWLLHDARFDDAARALGVHRHTVRTRVRLAERLLDRDLQSFAARAEIWVALLAAR; encoded by the coding sequence ATGTCTCAGCCCGCGCCATCCGCCCCCACGCTCCGCGCTCTGCTCTCCCGCGCGGACCTCGGCCTGCGCCTCGCCCCCGGAGAGCGCCCGTCCGCCGCGATCGAGCAGCCCATCCGCTGGGTGCACAGCTCGGATCTCGCCGACCCCACCCCCTTCCTCGCCGAGGAGATGGTGATCCTCACCACCGGCACGCAGTTCTCCGGAGACGAGCGCGAGCAGTACGAGGAGTACGTGCGGCGGCTGGCGCACCGCGGCGTGGTCGCGCTCGGGTTCGGCACCGAGGTCGCCCGCGCCGGCATTCCGGAGGCGTTGGCGCAGGCGTGCGAGGAGCACGCCGTCCCCCTGTTCGAGGTGCCCTACCGCACCCCCTTCATTGCCGTCGCGCGCGCGGTCGCCGAGGCCATCGCCGCGGCGGCATACGCCCGCCGCACGTGGGCGCTGTCGGCCCAGCGCGCGGTCGCACTGGCCGCGCTGCGGCGGGATGGCCTGGGCTCGGCCGTCTCGGAGCTGTCCCGTCAGCTGGGTGTCTGGACGGGGTTGTTCGACTCCGCCGGCGCGCTCGTCCGCGCGTCCGGGGCGCTCGAGGGCGAGATCGCCGACCGCGTGCAGAGCGAGTGCGAGGTGATGCTCGCGCGCGGGGCCAGCGCGGCGGGCGTGGTGCGCGTCGCGGAGCGGTCGGTCACCCTGCAGACGCTCGGCCCGGGCGGAAGCCTTCGCGGTGTGCTGGCCGTGGCGACCGAGGGGCTCGACGAGGAGGCGCGCAGCGTCGTCACGGCGGTCGTCGCGATGACGGGGTTCGCGCTCGAGCAGAACGAGGCGCTCGCCCGTGCCCGTGGCACGCTGCGCGCGGGGGTGGTGCGCGCGCTCCTCACCGGCGACACGGTCCTCGCCAGTGAGATCGCCGACGCCACGTGGGGCGGGTTCCCCGCCGATCCGGTCGTGGTGGGCCTCACGAGCGCGGCTCCGGATGCCCTCGCGGCGTTCCTGGAGCTGCGCGCCGGCCGCGAGCAGGGCAGCTTCTTCTTCGGGCCCGACGCGTCCGGCGGCATCGCGCTCGTGCAGTCGGCCGCCGCGCCGCTCGCGCTCGATGATCTCGCGGAGCGCTTCGACGTGGCGATCGGACTGTCGGAGCCGACGGCGCTGGCGTCGTTCGCCCCCGCGCTCGAGGAGGCGCGGATCGCCCGCGACCGCGGCGCCGGCGTGGTCCGGTTCGGCGACGTCGCGTCGGCCGGCGTGCTCAGCACGCTCTCCCCCGATGCGGCGAGCGTCGCGCGGACGGTCCTCCTGCCCATCGCGACGCACGATGAGACCCACGGCACGGCCATCCTCGACACCCTGCGCGTCTGGCTGCTGCACGACGCGCGGTTCGACGATGCCGCGCGAGCCCTCGGCGTGCATCGGCACACCGTCCGCACCCGCGTGCGGCTCGCCGAGCGCCTGCTCGACCGCGACCTGCAGTCGTTCGCCGCGCGCGCGGAGATCTGGGTCGCGCTGCTCGCGGCGCGCTGA
- the gabT gene encoding 4-aminobutyrate--2-oxoglutarate transaminase, with amino-acid sequence MSTTSLATTAVGGPALPQERRLVTSIPGPRSQELLDRKAEAVAAGVGHTAPISAVAAGGGVVVDADGNSLIDLGSGIAVTTVGNAHPKVVEAVQAQVAAFTHTCFMVSPYESYVAVAEALNRLTPGDHAKKSALFNSGAEAVENAVKIARKHTGRSAVVAFDHGYHGRTNLTMALTAKSMPYKSGFGPFAPEVYRAPVSYPYRDGLTGAEAAKRAIQQIEKQIGADNLAAVIIEPIQGEGGFIVPAEGFLPALVDWCRANGVVFIADEVQTGFGRTGAMFASEHFGIVPDLITTAKGIAAGLPLAAVTGRAEIMDASHAGGLGGTYGGNPIACAAALAAIEAFENDGLVERAREIGALITGRFGELQASDRRIGDVRGLGAMVAVEFVDPATGEPDAALTGAVAKAAIAAGVIVLTCGTFGNVIRFLPPLSIGDELLAEGLSVVADALAAA; translated from the coding sequence ATGAGCACCACTTCCCTCGCCACCACCGCTGTCGGCGGACCGGCCCTGCCGCAGGAGCGCCGCCTCGTCACCTCGATCCCCGGACCGCGCTCGCAGGAGCTGCTGGACCGCAAGGCCGAGGCCGTCGCCGCAGGTGTGGGCCACACCGCGCCGATCTCCGCGGTCGCAGCCGGCGGCGGCGTGGTCGTCGACGCCGACGGCAACTCGCTCATCGACCTCGGCTCCGGCATCGCCGTGACCACGGTCGGCAACGCACACCCGAAGGTCGTCGAGGCCGTTCAGGCGCAGGTCGCCGCGTTCACCCACACCTGCTTCATGGTCTCGCCGTACGAGTCCTACGTCGCCGTCGCGGAGGCGCTCAACCGCCTGACCCCCGGCGACCACGCCAAGAAGTCGGCCCTGTTCAACTCCGGCGCGGAGGCCGTCGAGAACGCGGTCAAGATCGCCCGCAAGCACACCGGCCGCTCGGCCGTCGTCGCCTTCGACCACGGCTACCACGGCCGCACGAACCTGACGATGGCGCTCACCGCCAAGTCGATGCCGTACAAGAGCGGCTTCGGTCCGTTCGCCCCCGAGGTCTACCGCGCACCGGTCTCATACCCCTACCGCGACGGCCTGACCGGCGCCGAGGCCGCCAAGCGCGCCATCCAGCAGATCGAGAAGCAGATCGGCGCCGACAACCTCGCCGCCGTGATCATCGAGCCCATCCAGGGCGAGGGCGGCTTCATCGTCCCCGCCGAGGGCTTCCTCCCCGCGCTCGTCGACTGGTGCCGCGCGAACGGCGTCGTCTTCATCGCCGACGAGGTGCAGACCGGCTTCGGCCGCACCGGCGCCATGTTCGCCAGCGAGCACTTCGGCATCGTCCCCGACCTCATCACGACGGCGAAGGGCATCGCCGCGGGCCTGCCGCTCGCGGCCGTGACCGGCCGCGCGGAGATCATGGACGCCTCGCACGCGGGCGGCCTCGGCGGCACCTACGGCGGCAACCCGATCGCGTGCGCGGCGGCGCTCGCCGCCATCGAGGCGTTCGAGAACGACGGTCTCGTCGAGCGCGCCCGCGAGATCGGCGCGCTCATCACCGGCCGCTTCGGCGAGCTGCAGGCGAGCGACCGCCGCATCGGCGACGTCCGCGGTCTCGGCGCGATGGTCGCGGTCGAGTTCGTCGACCCCGCCACCGGCGAGCCCGACGCCGCCCTCACCGGCGCTGTCGCGAAGGCGGCCATCGCCGCGGGCGTGATCGTGCTCACCTGCGGCACGTTCGGCAACGTCATCCGCTTCCTCCCGCCGCTCTCCATCGGCGACGAGCTGCTCGCCGAGGGCCTGTCCGTCGTCGCCGACGCGCTCGCCGCGGCCTGA
- a CDS encoding flavin monoamine oxidase family protein — MTEITRDVVIVGAGAAGTTAANELKKAGLSVAVLEARDRVGGRLWTDVVDGATLEIGGQWVSPDQDALKETIAELGLETYSRYREGESVYIGPDGELTRFTGEIFPVAPATEKIMVELIEKLDRMTAEIDPAHPWSHPDAEELDTISFEGWLARETDDQEARDNIALFIAGAMLTKPAHAFSTLQALHMAASAGSFSNLVDADFILDKRVVGGLQQVPQLLAERLGDDVHLDAPVRTLRWGAEGVVAEAEGITVRAKYAILALAPVLYDRISFVPPLPRRQHQMHQHLSMGFVIKVHAVYDRPFWREQGLSATAFSPYELCHEAYDNSNHGDERGTLVAFVSDKHADGVFELSAEERKERILESLAHYYGPEAKNPVVYYESDWGTEEWTRGAYAASFDLGGLHRYGKDQSAPVGPIHFACSDLAGLGYQHVDGAIRMGRLAAADIVERSRS; from the coding sequence ATGACTGAGATCACACGCGACGTCGTCATCGTGGGCGCGGGCGCCGCCGGCACCACCGCGGCGAACGAGCTGAAGAAGGCCGGGCTGTCGGTCGCCGTCCTCGAGGCACGCGACCGCGTCGGCGGGCGGCTCTGGACCGACGTCGTCGACGGCGCCACCCTCGAGATCGGCGGCCAGTGGGTGTCGCCCGACCAGGACGCGCTCAAGGAGACCATCGCCGAGCTGGGGCTCGAGACGTACAGCCGCTACCGCGAGGGCGAGAGCGTCTACATCGGTCCCGACGGCGAGCTCACCCGCTTCACGGGCGAGATCTTCCCCGTCGCGCCCGCCACCGAGAAGATCATGGTGGAGCTCATCGAGAAGCTCGACCGGATGACCGCCGAGATCGACCCCGCTCACCCCTGGTCGCACCCCGACGCGGAGGAGCTCGACACGATCTCGTTCGAGGGCTGGCTCGCGCGCGAGACCGACGACCAGGAGGCGCGCGACAACATCGCGCTCTTCATCGCCGGCGCCATGCTCACCAAGCCCGCGCACGCGTTCTCCACCCTGCAGGCGCTGCACATGGCGGCGAGCGCCGGCAGTTTCTCCAACCTCGTCGACGCCGACTTCATCCTCGACAAGCGCGTCGTCGGCGGCCTGCAGCAGGTGCCGCAGCTCCTCGCCGAGCGCCTCGGCGACGACGTGCACCTCGATGCTCCCGTGCGCACGCTGCGGTGGGGGGCGGAGGGCGTCGTGGCGGAGGCCGAGGGGATCACCGTCCGCGCGAAGTACGCGATCCTCGCGCTCGCGCCCGTGCTCTACGACCGCATCTCGTTCGTCCCGCCGCTCCCGCGTCGCCAGCACCAGATGCACCAGCACCTCTCGATGGGCTTCGTCATCAAGGTGCACGCGGTCTACGACCGTCCGTTCTGGCGCGAGCAGGGTCTGTCGGCCACGGCCTTCAGCCCCTACGAGCTCTGCCACGAGGCGTACGACAACTCGAACCACGGCGACGAGCGCGGCACCCTGGTCGCCTTCGTCTCCGACAAGCACGCCGACGGCGTGTTCGAGCTGAGCGCCGAGGAGCGCAAGGAGCGCATCCTCGAGTCGCTTGCGCACTACTACGGCCCCGAGGCGAAGAACCCCGTCGTCTACTACGAGAGCGACTGGGGCACCGAGGAGTGGACCCGCGGCGCGTACGCGGCGAGCTTCGACCTCGGCGGTCTCCACCGCTACGGCAAGGACCAGTCCGCGCCGGTCGGCCCGATCCACTTCGCGTGTAGCGACCTCGCCGGCCTCGGCTACCAGCACGTCGACGGGGCGATCCGGATGGGCCGCCTCGCCGCCGCCGACATCGTCGAGCGGTCGCGGTCGTGA
- a CDS encoding universal stress protein: MTASLVVGYTATPAGADAVALAGRLSAATGAAIEIVLVLPAEGRNALTPPNASYDEYVRGQARDWLRDAAAALPAGVDHRAHVRTAESFAEGLHSAAREFGASHIVVGAADGGRRGRHRVGSVANELLHSSDIPVVLAPAGSAEVDAPLDRVTAAIGTRPGADVLLDDAVALAAAAGVPLRLVSLVTVDLPAGVQTAAIRVVGDTHADEVLVAARAELPADVPVEVVVAEGDSIESAVAQLDWLPGEVVLVGSSRLARPRFLFLGSTAAKMLRELPVPFIVVPRTRAPEES; encoded by the coding sequence GTGACCGCGTCGCTCGTCGTCGGCTACACCGCCACCCCCGCGGGCGCAGACGCCGTCGCGCTCGCGGGGCGTCTCTCCGCCGCCACCGGCGCGGCGATCGAGATCGTCCTCGTGCTGCCGGCGGAGGGGCGCAACGCCCTCACGCCGCCGAACGCGTCGTACGACGAGTACGTCCGCGGTCAGGCGCGGGACTGGCTGCGTGACGCCGCGGCCGCGCTCCCTGCGGGCGTCGACCACCGCGCGCACGTGCGCACCGCGGAGTCATTCGCGGAGGGGCTCCACTCGGCCGCGCGCGAATTCGGCGCCTCGCACATCGTCGTCGGGGCGGCCGACGGCGGACGCCGCGGGCGCCATCGGGTGGGGTCGGTTGCCAACGAGCTGCTGCACTCCTCCGACATCCCCGTCGTGCTCGCGCCCGCGGGCTCGGCCGAGGTCGACGCTCCGCTCGACCGCGTCACGGCGGCGATCGGCACGCGGCCCGGCGCCGACGTGCTCCTCGACGACGCGGTCGCGCTGGCCGCGGCGGCGGGCGTCCCGCTCCGTCTGGTCTCTCTCGTCACCGTCGACCTGCCGGCCGGCGTCCAGACCGCGGCCATCCGCGTCGTCGGCGACACCCACGCCGACGAGGTGCTCGTCGCCGCGCGCGCCGAGCTGCCTGCCGACGTGCCGGTCGAGGTGGTCGTCGCCGAGGGCGACTCCATCGAGAGCGCCGTCGCTCAGCTCGACTGGCTCCCCGGCGAGGTCGTGCTCGTCGGCTCGAGCCGGCTCGCGCGCCCGCGCTTCCTGTTCCTCGGCTCCACCGCGGCGAAGATGCTGCGCGAGCTCCCCGTCCCCTTCATCGTCGTCCCGCGCACCCGAGCGCCCGAAGAATCCTGA
- a CDS encoding APC family permease, whose product MTSNPHTVVSDPVTTGISSKGLSAGTLGLIGAVVMGVSTVAPAYTFTAAIGPTASEVGTQVPAIIIVGFIPMLLVALGYRELNKVMPDSGTSFTWVTRAFGPWIGWMAGWGLVAATILVLSNLAGIAVDFLFLLISQITGNGEIAELTRNPFINVGVCLLFVLAATWVSYRDLQTSQRLQYVLVGFQVVVLVVFAVTAIVRASSGEAFDPTPFDANWFNPFAVPSFSATVAGLSLSIFIFWGWDLVLTMNEETKNPEKTPGRAATVVVLVVVFLYLLLAIGMMMFAGVGEGELGLGNPDIQENVFFALSNPIMGSLGFLVSLAVLTSSASSLQATFASPTRTLLAMGHYGALPKRFAAVHPRFFSPGYATIVAAVVTSVFYAVMRFVSENTLWDTILALGMLICFYYGLTAFACVWYFRRQWFDSVRNFFFMLLCPLVGGAILAVLFVTTLIDTMDPAYGSGSEVGGIGLVFILGIAVIVIGVVLMIWQAVREPAFFRGSVLTMDAPPSRRRARR is encoded by the coding sequence ATGACCTCGAACCCGCACACCGTCGTGTCTGACCCCGTCACCACGGGGATCTCCAGCAAGGGCCTCAGCGCCGGCACCCTCGGCCTCATCGGCGCCGTCGTGATGGGCGTCTCGACCGTCGCTCCCGCATACACCTTCACGGCGGCGATCGGCCCGACCGCCTCCGAGGTCGGCACCCAGGTGCCCGCGATCATCATCGTCGGGTTCATCCCGATGCTCCTCGTCGCGCTCGGCTACCGCGAGCTCAACAAGGTGATGCCGGACTCCGGCACCTCCTTCACGTGGGTCACGCGGGCCTTCGGACCCTGGATCGGCTGGATGGCCGGATGGGGCCTCGTCGCCGCGACCATCCTGGTGCTGTCGAATCTCGCCGGCATCGCCGTCGACTTCCTCTTCCTCCTCATCAGCCAGATCACCGGCAACGGCGAGATCGCCGAGCTGACGCGCAACCCCTTCATCAACGTCGGAGTCTGCCTGCTGTTCGTCCTCGCGGCGACGTGGGTGTCGTACCGAGACCTGCAGACCTCGCAGCGCCTGCAGTACGTGCTCGTCGGCTTCCAGGTCGTCGTGCTCGTCGTCTTCGCCGTCACGGCCATCGTGCGGGCGTCGTCGGGCGAGGCCTTCGACCCGACCCCCTTCGACGCGAACTGGTTCAACCCGTTCGCGGTGCCGTCGTTCAGCGCCACGGTCGCGGGCCTGTCGCTGTCGATCTTCATCTTCTGGGGCTGGGACCTCGTCCTCACCATGAACGAGGAGACGAAGAACCCCGAGAAGACGCCCGGCCGCGCGGCGACCGTCGTCGTGCTCGTGGTGGTGTTCCTCTACCTGCTGCTCGCGATCGGCATGATGATGTTCGCCGGTGTCGGCGAGGGCGAGCTGGGCCTCGGCAACCCCGACATCCAGGAGAACGTGTTCTTCGCCCTGTCGAACCCGATCATGGGCTCGCTCGGGTTCCTCGTCTCCCTCGCGGTGCTGACCAGCTCGGCGTCGTCGCTGCAGGCCACCTTCGCCTCGCCGACGCGCACGCTCCTCGCGATGGGGCACTACGGCGCCCTGCCGAAGCGCTTCGCCGCCGTGCACCCGCGCTTCTTCAGCCCCGGGTACGCGACCATCGTTGCGGCCGTCGTGACGAGCGTCTTCTACGCCGTGATGCGCTTCGTCAGCGAGAACACGCTGTGGGACACCATCCTCGCCCTCGGCATGCTCATCTGCTTCTACTACGGCCTCACCGCGTTCGCGTGCGTGTGGTACTTCCGCCGCCAGTGGTTCGACTCCGTCCGCAACTTCTTCTTCATGCTGCTGTGCCCGCTCGTCGGCGGCGCGATCCTGGCCGTCCTGTTCGTGACCACCCTCATCGACACCATGGACCCCGCCTACGGCAGCGGCTCCGAGGTGGGCGGCATCGGTCTCGTGTTCATCCTCGGCATCGCCGTCATCGTCATCGGCGTCGTGCTGATGATCTGGCAGGCCGTGCGCGAGCCCGCGTTCTTCCGCGGCAGCGTGCTGACGATGGACGCCCCGCCGAGCCGCCGCCGCGCGCGTCGCTGA